A region of Anolis sagrei isolate rAnoSag1 chromosome 2, rAnoSag1.mat, whole genome shotgun sequence DNA encodes the following proteins:
- the OGG1 gene encoding N-glycosylase/DNA lyase, producing MAHARPAPLPRAAPWRCLPCPRAELRLELVLCGGQTFRWSETSPGYWTGVLAGRVWTLTQSDEQLWYTLHDEEKEDGSREEEALSEPPLKKGRKQAQPDGSHAETSERSGSHLSGELIHGMEGLTPSQVLQDYFQLHINLSALYQGWSYVDSHFREVAIKFPGVRVLRQDPVECLFSFICTSNNHLSRITNMIQHLCQAFGRRLCQLDTKTYHAFPSLQAMAGADTEARLRDLGFGYRARFVSESARAVLKTLGGAAGLQQLRTVPYEQARHALCTLPGVGVKVADCVCLMSLDKAEAVPVDTHIWQVAKRYYGQELGMGARSVTERVHREIGNFFRSLWGPYAGWAQEVLFCADLRKYQESPDPDAKNRCAKIARSSNSTLT from the exons ATGGCCCACGCGCGCCCGGCCCCGCTTCCTCGCGCCGCGCCCTGGCGCTGCCTGCCTTGCCCGCGCGCCGAGCTCCGCCTCGAGCTGGTGCTGTGCGGCGGGCAGACCTTTCG GTGGTCTGAAACTAGTCCCGGCTACTGGACAGGGGTGTTGGCAGGACGGGTTTGGACCCTGACGCAGTCAGACGAGCAGCTCTGGTACACACTCCATGACGAGGAGAAGGAGGACGGCAGCCGGGAGGAAGAGGCCCTCTCCGAGCCCCCgctgaagaaagggaggaaacagGCTCAGCCAGATGGGAGCCATGCCGAGACCAGTGAGCGCTCAGGCAGCCATTTGTCCGGAGAACTGATCCATGGCATGGAGGGGTTGACGCCTTCCCAGGTCCTCCAGGACTATTTCCAATTACACATAAATCTATCTGCATTGTACCAGGGATGGTCTTACGTTGACTCACACTTCCGGGAAGTCGCCATCAAGTTTCCAG GAGTCCGGGTGCTGCGACAGGACCCCGTGGAGTGCCTCTTCTCCTTCATCTGCACCTCCAACAACCACTTGTCCCGCATCACCAATATGATCCAGCACCTGTGCCAGGCATTTGGGCGCCGCCTCTGCCAGCTGGACACCAAGACGTACCATGCCTTTCCTTCGTTGCAGGCAATGGCAG GAGCCGACACTGAAGCCCGCCTGAGAGACCTGGGCTTTGGGTATCGGGCCCGGTTTGTGAGCGAGAGCGCCAGGGCCGTCCTAAAGACTCTTGGTGGTGCGGCTGGCCTCCAGCAGCTGCGCACCGTCCCTTATGAACAGGCCCGGCATGCCTTGTGCACCCTCCCTGGCGTGGGAGTCAAG GTGGCCGACTGCGTATGTCTCATGTCGCTAGACAAAGCTGAGGCGGTGCCCGTGGACACACACATATGGCAGGTGGCCAAGCGGTACTATGGCCAAGAGTTGGGGATGGGGGCCCGCAGCGTGACGGAGCGGGTCCATCGGGAAATTG GGAACTTCTTCCGGAGCCTGTGGGGACCCTATGCTGGATGGGCTCAAGAG GTTCTCTTTTGTGCCGACCTAAGGAAGTACCAGGAGTCGCCAGATCCGGATGCCAAAAACCGCTGTGCCAAAATTGCCAGGAGCAGCAACTCCACCTTGACCTAA